One window from the genome of Epinephelus moara isolate mb chromosome 5, YSFRI_EMoa_1.0, whole genome shotgun sequence encodes:
- the fabp2 gene encoding fatty acid-binding protein, intestinal yields MTFNGTWKIDRNDNYEKFMEQMGINMVKRKLASHDNLKITIEQTGDKFKIKESSNFRTLEIDFTLGVTFDYSLADGTELSGAWTLEGDMMKGIFMRKDNGKQLTTTRVVQGDELIQSYNYEGVDAKRIFKRG; encoded by the exons ATGACCTTCAACGGCACCTGGAAAATCGATCGCAATGATAACTATGAGAAATTCATGGAGCAAATGG GAATTAACATGGTGAAGAGGAAGCTGGCGTCTCATGATAACCTCAAGATAACCATCGAACAGACTGGAGACAAGTTTAAGATCAAGGAGAGCAGCAATTTCCGCACCCTGGAAATAGACTTCACCCTGGGGGTCACCTTCGACTACAGCCTTGCAGATGGAACAGAATTATCG GGTGCGTGGACCTTGGAGGGAGACATGATGAAGGGAATCTTCATGAGAAAGGACAACGGAAAGCAACTGACAACAACCAGAGTAGTCCAAGGAGATGAACTTATACAG AGCTACAACTATGAAGGTGTGGATGCAAAGAGGATTTTCAAGAGGGGTTAG